The following coding sequences are from one Bacillus mycoides window:
- a CDS encoding ArpU family phage packaging/lysis transcriptional regulator: protein MERQLILLPDIDDKKVQKEVVSVLKEYRALKMRFSNDVEQEGISLFPEIRNSRRISELKVKQMEKTLEHILDKEERDIITMKFLTNERVKDSDVYHDLLLKKTYFYEKKQSAVKLIATALGII from the coding sequence TTGGAGAGACAATTGATTTTGTTACCGGATATCGATGATAAGAAAGTACAGAAGGAAGTAGTAAGCGTATTAAAGGAATACAGAGCACTCAAGATGCGATTCAGCAATGACGTGGAGCAAGAAGGAATCAGTTTGTTTCCAGAGATACGAAATTCAAGAAGAATAAGCGAATTAAAGGTAAAACAGATGGAGAAGACTTTGGAGCATATCTTAGATAAGGAAGAAAGAGACATTATTACAATGAAGTTCTTAACGAATGAAAGAGTAAAAGATTCAGATGTTTATCATGACCTACTACTCAAGAAGACTTACTTCTATGAGAAGAAGCAAAGTGCAGTGAAACTGATTGCTACAGCATTAGGGATTATCTAA
- a CDS encoding spore germination protein — protein sequence MPSVVGNLVVQNSNGSFNLGDFYNVSPKENTKAYNGSGSSNVAFVANTFSGVSATNTYDSDVADQNQVGTV from the coding sequence ATGCCATCTGTTGTTGGAAATCTGGTTGTACAAAATAGTAACGGTTCTTTCAACTTAGGCGATTTTTACAACGTTTCTCCAAAGGAAAATACGAAGGCTTATAATGGTTCAGGATCATCCAATGTTGCTTTTGTTGCCAATACCTTTAGCGGTGTTAGTGCAACAAACACATACGATTCTGATGTTGCAGACCAAAACCAAGTTGGGACAGTCTAG
- a CDS encoding DUF1071 domain-containing protein — MNDKLEKKANLSYLTWACAWAEVKKIDPNVSAEIHEFPLPNVEGIKVPYLQTPTGYFVKVSVTIKGQTERGTRIAQGVIAPVKTASFVEVDGQRGENGFGSIGVK, encoded by the coding sequence GTGAATGACAAATTAGAGAAAAAGGCTAACTTATCATATCTCACTTGGGCATGTGCGTGGGCTGAAGTTAAGAAGATAGATCCCAATGTCTCTGCCGAAATTCATGAATTTCCATTACCAAATGTGGAAGGGATAAAGGTTCCATATTTACAAACACCAACTGGTTATTTTGTTAAAGTGAGCGTGACTATTAAAGGACAAACCGAAAGAGGTACACGTATCGCCCAAGGTGTCATAGCGCCAGTGAAAACAGCGAGTTTTGTTGAAGTGGACGGCCAAAGAGGAGAAAACGGATTCGGATCTATAGGAGTGAAGTAA